AATACCGGGCCAGGGCGATGTAGAACGCCGGGCGTTGGTCGCCACGCATCGTCCAGCGCCGCTGCAACAGTGCCCGCCACGCGGCTTCTGAAAGTGCCTGCCTATCAAGTCCCCAAGGGTCTGGTCCCAGCAAGTCTTTATAATCATCAAACAGCAAGACGGATGTGCCAGGGCAAAGCTCATTGGCCAGTCCAGCCAGGTCAGCTTCCAACACCGCCCTAGGACCAGCCAGGGCCTTGATGAGCTGCCCTAGGTTGTGCCCACCCCACGCTTCACCTTGCGGCAAAAACTCATTCACCCATTCACGCGCGATTTCTCCGGCGGACCTTGGGGCAGGGATAGTTGCTGGCTCCGTGAAACTCATGAAAGCGTCTGCCAACTAATGGTGCCCAGTACAGGCATTTCATCAGGCGTAAAAACCTGGGTGGAATTGGGGTAAATCAGTGTGTTCTTGCTGCCGGCCGCCGCCACAATTGCTGCTTGGACAGACTCAAGGTACAGCGTGCCACCAATGCCAACGCTCAGATAAAGGGCACTCAAGGCCGCGGTCACGGCCTGCCTTGCGGCCTGCGTGTCCGGCTGCAGCGCCAGGGACGGATTCTGCGGCACAATGCTGGCCGGGAAAACCTGCACATTGCCCCGGATGGGTCGCACATTGTCGATGTACGATTGCACACGCGCCACCTCATCAGGCGTGGCCGTGCTAGGCATTTCACCTGAAGCGCCAAAAGCGATGACGACACCGACAGTGCCCAGCCCCATCAGTTCGGGCACCACATTCACATAGCTTGCGCCTGCATTCTCAGCCCAGCGCACATAGTCTGCCGCATCGCCGCCGTTGTAAGGTGACCTGATGGCCTCAATGATTCTTGCTCGCCAACTTTCGACATCTTCCAATCCAGCCCCACCAGCCAGGCCGTCAGCATCTGCCGTCACAGCGGTCACACCAGGGATGGGTGAAACCAGGCTAAGGGGGCTGCCACCTGCAAGGTTCCCAGCCGTTCCCACCACAGTGCAGGTGACGTCAGCCACCGCTGTGCCACCTGCCGGCACCAGCACCGCCTCATTCACGGACCACTGCACCGTCCCGTCTGTGACAAGCAGCGTGCCCGCTGGAACAGTCACGGCCTGGCTGGCTGTGAACACAACGCGCCCCAGTGCTGCCAGGGGGCTACGGCGTGGCACGCCCCAGATTTCCCCATGTTGTTCCAATAGCCCATCAGTGCCGGCCGTTGCGGTTGTTGGCAGCATTTCCAGCAGCCGGTCACGCATGAACAAATAGGTTTCATAATCAGCCAGGCCATGCACGGCGGCCAGCACTTGCTCAAGCGTGCCGGGCGCTGTCGGGTCCAGCTGTACCATCTGCCCATCAGGCGTCATGAAGGTTGCCTGGGCCAAGCTTGCAGCGAAACGCTGCGCCAGCTCTTGCGGGCTTGGAATGTTGGCGCTCATGAAACCGGCACCGTTTGAACCAGACTCACACCCCCCGCCTGGACGCCAACGCGCAGCACTCCACGCCCTGCCCAAGCTGCCTGCGCTGTCACCTCCATCCCGTGGTAGTCCGCAATCGGCTGGCAGGCCTCGCTGGCGTAGCGTTCAGCGCGGCGCGCGGTTTCTGGCGTACGCTTGGCGCGCTCAAGCAGCCACGTGCGGCTGCCCAAGCGTTCCCCGTTGGACAGCAAAACGTCTCCAACCCAACCGCGCCGCGCACCTAAAGGCTCAGCAGCGCCTTGGGGCGCTGTGAGGGCCAGCGGCAGCACGTCATCAGTCTCAGCACGCCTGTCCGTTCCCAATGCAATCAGAAGAGGGCTCAGCAGCGTTGCGTCAAGCGCCAAGCGCCCAACGCCGCGCGCGCCAGACTGCACAACAAGGTCACACTGGCCGGCGGGGCCGGGACGAACTTTCAAAGTGGGCGCGGAAGGGGTGTTTACTGTCATGGCGCCCAGTCTGGCGCGTTCCAAGGCTGTCTTTCAGGGTGCCACTGTTCACCGTCAGGCCCTGTTTATTCAGGCTTCCCTGTGCTGGCTGGTCCGGTTTTAACGCCGCCATGAATGTGGCTCTGCGTGCTGATGCCGCCCGCCACCTGGTCACCTGTGCTGTTGATGCTGCCTTGGATATGCAGGCCATCAGCATCAACACGCATGATTTCAACGCCAGCCACCTCAATCACAATAGCGTCCTGAACGGAGACCTTTAGCAGCTTGCCATCTTGGAAATGCAGACGCTGCCCCGCGGCATCGTAAACGACACTCTCACCTTCATTCAGGCCGCCCATCCTGGCTATGGATGGGTTCTCTGGCGGTAGCGCGAAGAGGTCCGAAGGGTCAGCGCCGTTTTGCAGAACATGCGTCACAGCACCATTCAACGGGACGTGGCTTGAAAAACCGAATGTTTGCAGGACAGGCACACCACTGCGCACCTGGCCTACATGCATCTCCACCGCCACTTTCTGCTGCCCGCCACTGTCGTCTAGTGCCTTCACAACGCCGCGCAGGATCTGGCTGCGGATAGAATGTGCGAGGTCAAAAAGATGTTTGCTGAACGTCATGACATGTGCCCCCTTGCTACAACATGACGGCGCTGGCGTTGGTTGCCCGTGGGCGGCAGAACGGCTTCACCGGTCAGGTCAAAAGCGTCCGGCGGCACAACGCTCAAACGTGTGATGCAGTGGTCTTGCTCAGCAATCCACGTCACGGCGCTGATGAGCATGTCCCTACTTAAACCGTTGACGCTATCCTGCACGGTGACCAGCTGGTTGGGGCGCCACAGCTCCCCTGCATGGTTAAGAAAACCAGGCACTGTGTAAACAAATGTGGTGGCGCCAGCGCGCTTTGTACGCATGCGCCAGGCGGCTTGGTCATCAAGCGTCCAGGGCTGTCCAGAAGAACGCTTCTTCTCTGGCTTACTGGGTGAAGAGTTGGCAACGTCCTGAGTGGCCATGCTGGCGCCGCTTTGGGTTTTGGCAAGGTACACGCAAGGCCGGTAGCGCGCTGTGCCTTCATCGCGCGCGTGACCATAGCGGCAGGCGGCTGCCGCTTCATTCTTGGCGGCATCGGGCATGGCTTGTGCCGGGCTCGGTTTCTGCCCCACATGAAGAGCGCTTTTAAGAGGTCGCTTGTGTGAAG
The sequence above is drawn from the Formicincola oecophyllae genome and encodes:
- a CDS encoding baseplate J/gp47 family protein produces the protein MSANIPSPQELAQRFAASLAQATFMTPDGQMVQLDPTAPGTLEQVLAAVHGLADYETYLFMRDRLLEMLPTTATAGTDGLLEQHGEIWGVPRRSPLAALGRVVFTASQAVTVPAGTLLVTDGTVQWSVNEAVLVPAGGTAVADVTCTVVGTAGNLAGGSPLSLVSPIPGVTAVTADADGLAGGAGLEDVESWRARIIEAIRSPYNGGDAADYVRWAENAGASYVNVVPELMGLGTVGVVIAFGASGEMPSTATPDEVARVQSYIDNVRPIRGNVQVFPASIVPQNPSLALQPDTQAARQAVTAALSALYLSVGIGGTLYLESVQAAIVAAAGSKNTLIYPNSTQVFTPDEMPVLGTISWQTLS
- a CDS encoding DUF2313 domain-containing protein; this encodes MSFTEPATIPAPRSAGEIAREWVNEFLPQGEAWGGHNLGQLIKALAGPRAVLEADLAGLANELCPGTSVLLFDDYKDLLGPDPWGLDRQALSEAAWRALLQRRWTMRGDQRPAFYIALARYFGADITIDEPWAPYAGRTTCGVSVCAQPIINFCWIVHLPSVPSLAICGAGIAGSCIAGLVQDNPYTDLVRVFRLIKPADTSVYFMDDTGKWLYD
- a CDS encoding phage GP46 family protein; the protein is MTVNTPSAPTLKVRPGPAGQCDLVVQSGARGVGRLALDATLLSPLLIALGTDRRAETDDVLPLALTAPQGAAEPLGARRGWVGDVLLSNGERLGSRTWLLERAKRTPETARRAERYASEACQPIADYHGMEVTAQAAWAGRGVLRVGVQAGGVSLVQTVPVS
- a CDS encoding phage baseplate assembly protein; the protein is MTFSKHLFDLAHSIRSQILRGVVKALDDSGGQQKVAVEMHVGQVRSGVPVLQTFGFSSHVPLNGAVTHVLQNGADPSDLFALPPENPSIARMGGLNEGESVVYDAAGQRLHFQDGKLLKVSVQDAIVIEVAGVEIMRVDADGLHIQGSINSTGDQVAGGISTQSHIHGGVKTGPASTGKPE